The Bernardetia sp. ABR2-2B DNA window GTATTGAATACTTTGATATTTTCCTAAAAATGAGCCAACCAACAATTCATAGTTCTTTTCAATTCTATGAGGTAGTTTGAAAACTGCATGTTGTTTATAATTATTTTTCTCTGAATAGTTTAATTCTAAATGGTTATCTTCAGTAATTTCTCCTCTTCCTACTAAACTACTGTTCTCCATTCCATCTTCAATATTTCGTTTTAAGACTACATCAAAAACGTCTTTGTCTTTTTTATCTAAAGTGAGAATTAACTCTCTCTCTTCTAATTCCTCATCATAACTATTGTAAAACATAAATGTAAACTCCCCTTCTAATTGTATAGCATTGTGAGAATGTACATAAGCATTTCTATTTTTTTCTTTTAAACTTTTTATTAAAACTTCCCGAAACTCCCCTTCCAAGTAAATTAGCAGATTATTTTCCATGAAGTGTTCATATATTTTTATATGAAGGTCATTAGCATGGTCATACTTTTTCATCTTCTTAGCAGTAGAACAATGTTTTATAAGCATTCCTCTTTCTTTTTGTAACACAGGATATATGTCCATTAGTTTTTTAGTAGGAACATCTGGAGCTGTCTTGAACTCTTCCATTTTATCTTTATACTTTTCTAATTGTTCTTGAAACTTCTGAATCTCATGAGGTGCTGGAATATCACGTGGTGGTTTAGACATAATAAAGTAATTAAAAGGAAATTTTCTGTAAAAAAAGATAGAATTGAGAAAATAAATATAATAAAAAAAGAAGACTACATACATATACTACCTACTTTTTTACAGGAAAAAAAAGACATCAAATTTATTTTCTTTTATTTCTGCTAACTTCTTTTTACAAAAATAGTAGTCTGACCATATTGAAATTAGTGTAACATTGCTTTTAAAATGAAGCAACAAAAAATATAATTTTACTACAGAGTCACTTTCTACTAGTTGAAATTTGATAAAAGCATAAAACTAATCTATCAATTACTTTATTAAATTTTTATGTAAAAATCTACGATTATTATGAATTACAAATCTCGTTTTTTATTAGTTCTGCTTTTACTTTTTGGTGTTTTGCCAAATCTATCAGCACAAACGCTTACATCAGAGTATGAAAACTACTTTGATGAGGCACAAAATGAAACAGGAGTTCCGAAAGAGCTTTTGAAGTATTTTTCTTGGACACAAACACGATTACGACATATCAAAGCCCAAGATTATCAACAACATGGACATGACGAAGCTCCTCAAGCACTCACTCTCTTTGGTTTGTATGCTGATGGTAAAGGCATTTTTCAAAACACACTCTCAGAGGTAGCTCTAGGTTCAAGTTTTACAGAGGAAGAGTTATTAAATTCACCTCAAAAAACTATTTTAGCTACTGCAAAATGGATTGAGCAATACGTTGGAATCCAACTCCAAAATGGATATGGTCTAACAGAAAAAACAGCTTATTTGAATGCTTTGGTTAGTTTGACAGGTATTGATGTTAATGCAAAGGCATCAGCTTATGTTATCGCAATTTTGAAATACGATACGCACAAATTTCTTTCTGAAGGCTTAATGAATCAGCAATTACATATTACTCCTATTTGGAAGGATGTAGAAGTTGAATCTTTACTTTCAGTAAATGAAATTAATTTAGCAAAACAAGAAAATGCTGTATTTAGAGTTGAAGCTGTTGATTATTCTTCGGCAGAGTGGATAGGTTCTCCTAATTTTAGACTAGGAAGAACGCAAACTGTTTCACAGGTCGCTATTCACGTGCCACAAGGTAACTTTAGAAGTGTTCTCTATACGTTTGCTAATGCTGCAAATCAAGTGTCTTATCATTATTTAGTTAGTTCAGATGGTAATAGAGTTGTACAATTTGTTAATGAAGATAATACAGCTTGGCATGTAGGAAGTGCAAATCCTTTTACTATTGGAGTAGGGCATGAAGGCTATGTAGACAACCCTGCTTGGTTTACACAAGCAATGTTTGAACGTTCTGCTGATGTAACAAAGTCAATAGCAGAAAGACATAATATTGACTTGCAAAAATGTTATAACGGAACAGGACTTTATGCACTTTCAGATTGGCAAAGCTATACAGTCTTGGGGCATACTAATTTTCCAGCCAGTATCAACATAAATGGGCATACTGACCCAGGACTACATTGGAATTGGAATACTTATTACAGTCTTTTGAATGAATCAGATATTACTCTTCGTATCCAAGAGCCGATGAAGTTTATGGATTATCAAATTACTTCAAATCATAATACTCCTTATAATATCTGGACGATAGGGCAATCCAAACAGTTTATCATAAGAGTTAAAAATATTACTAGTGCTTTTATCTCTAAATGGCTACAATTGGTAGCTATATCACCTTCTGGAGAAAGATTGGTTGTTTGGAATAATGAAGGAAGAAATGTGAGTTTTTTTGCTGGTCAGACTCGTACCCTTACATTAGATAACAGTACCTTAGTTCATCATGTGACACGTTCAGATGCTGGAGGTTACAAACTTGTATTAGAGGGAGGGAACAACCAAAACGACATTCATGTAGTGGCTTCTCAAGAAAATCAAACTTATAACCCTCATTCAGAAGATGTAGTTATAGAAAACCCATATATTACTATTAGTGAGTCCACTATGAATTACCCTGCTTACTCTAGTTTTCAAAACAGAACTATTGAAGCGAATATGATTGTGACATATCAAGCCTCTGAACCTTGGATTACTTTCACACCTTCTGCACCTAGTATTGGTACTGGATTTTATGCTAGAAATTCATCTACAAGAATCAATGTATCTGAAAATACATCTAGTGTAGAGAGAAGAGGAACTATTACTATTACAGAATTTAGATTGAATGGAATTCCTTCAAGTTATAATTTGCCACAAAGAATAGTAAGAACAATTCCAATTGTACAGGCAGGAGCAGTTCAAAACGACCCTGCCGAAATGCAAATCAGAGATATGCGTTCAGAAAGCAGCACAATTCCTGCAAACGGTATAAACTGGGAAGCATTCATAGATAATCCTGGAGACCAAACAATGGAATGGACAGTATCTACCTATCTAAATAATGCTGGTGTATCAACTGTTGTAAATCCTAGTGGTGGAAATCTTGTAGGAGATGGAACACGAAATCTAAATGTTTGGATTCCAGAAAATACAACTACAAGTAGCCGTGAGTGGAAAATTACCTTTGAAAATCGTGAAGCTGCTCCTTCTGACCCTAATCGCTTTAAAACGTTTATTTATACACAAGAAGGGAGTACGCCTATTCTTACTGCTGCACGTTTGGATGTAAGAAATGCGCCAAATGAGTCTCGTCGTATTGCTGCAAGTGGAGAAAGCTTTACAGGAATTTATATAAATAATATCGGGCAACAGCTTATGGATTGGATTTCTACGACAACTTTAAATGGAACTACTGTTGCTAGTGTTGTAAATCCTTCAAGTGGAACTGATTTGAGGGCAGGTGGCTTTACAGAAGTTGCTTTTGATTTCCCTCCAAACACCACATCTAGTGAAAAAATATGGGAAATTGAAATCGAAAATGAAGATGCTGCACCTAACGATCCAGAAAGG harbors:
- a CDS encoding N-acetylmuramoyl-L-alanine amidase, producing MNYKSRFLLVLLLLFGVLPNLSAQTLTSEYENYFDEAQNETGVPKELLKYFSWTQTRLRHIKAQDYQQHGHDEAPQALTLFGLYADGKGIFQNTLSEVALGSSFTEEELLNSPQKTILATAKWIEQYVGIQLQNGYGLTEKTAYLNALVSLTGIDVNAKASAYVIAILKYDTHKFLSEGLMNQQLHITPIWKDVEVESLLSVNEINLAKQENAVFRVEAVDYSSAEWIGSPNFRLGRTQTVSQVAIHVPQGNFRSVLYTFANAANQVSYHYLVSSDGNRVVQFVNEDNTAWHVGSANPFTIGVGHEGYVDNPAWFTQAMFERSADVTKSIAERHNIDLQKCYNGTGLYALSDWQSYTVLGHTNFPASININGHTDPGLHWNWNTYYSLLNESDITLRIQEPMKFMDYQITSNHNTPYNIWTIGQSKQFIIRVKNITSAFISKWLQLVAISPSGERLVVWNNEGRNVSFFAGQTRTLTLDNSTLVHHVTRSDAGGYKLVLEGGNNQNDIHVVASQENQTYNPHSEDVVIENPYITISESTMNYPAYSSFQNRTIEANMIVTYQASEPWITFTPSAPSIGTGFYARNSSTRINVSENTSSVERRGTITITEFRLNGIPSSYNLPQRIVRTIPIVQAGAVQNDPAEMQIRDMRSESSTIPANGINWEAFIDNPGDQTMEWTVSTYLNNAGVSTVVNPSGGNLVGDGTRNLNVWIPENTTTSSREWKITFENREAAPSDPNRFKTFIYTQEGSTPILTAARLDVRNAPNESRRIAASGESFTGIYINNIGQQLMDWISTTTLNGTTVASVVNPSSGTDLRAGGFTEVAFDFPPNTTSSEKIWEIEIENEDAAPNDPERFFRRRYIQEAEQQTNLQFFDENNREIFSDSYTIEFGNLNLGSEIDKFITISNPNSNSITIQNATIDGVGFSFVNPVSDIPLSNGGSYRLMVKFSPTRVGSHLGILTINYGNGLVFTTSLSGNGTENISICDTPVDFEASNITENSALVSWNSKPNDMKYLYKLAKANEDYSVLVSTVSPSFESQNLEPNTMYKVSVSTTCLNGSSEYSEDFFFTTLPTITPPTSDLFLKANNVISNQNEVEQSYTLEGDNTPLASYLTFNVTYTGVTTIEVLPSSFAISHRINEIAPDVFELRAVVSSNNGSSFGLTSGDELLKVQVTRSSTAEDCITAEITRVAAIDQDRNRLDIESIDGTICLATLADVTVRVKTADSKPVNNTRVIVDGQIYTTNTDGEVVIPYSVDTEFSALVEKDNFTISHAEFVEILDIAIANDLVIADEGEYPSYIQIAGDVNRDNENFLDDLDRIINAFFGDEFPWGNDTPDWVFTTIDATTNPFSPRYTEGIPARTITENTTIEVTAIALGDLDFEYARPTDRIQMLPLHVERKVEQLRNGEFRVSFITTNTADVEIFSARFEVEGKELTSQVFDLKHRSGENKLTVLGMDGSGRDKFVNENTVLLSFITNNPKANITSFEYVNENKIPYPILLKTDSEEGEEITDEIVIFPNPNKGTFFINSPEIGFVSIIDATGRTIFETEIEVGKNQVILPNAAKGMYNLIISSPSFSTVKKIVIE